The proteins below are encoded in one region of Lepisosteus oculatus isolate fLepOcu1 chromosome 10, fLepOcu1.hap2, whole genome shotgun sequence:
- the nacad gene encoding uncharacterized protein nacad isoform X1 translates to MPGEAARSSVPTPGLPEGEATDSGIPGPDMTRHSSSSSASTPSDCASTPSPLTPPQLSPAGSPECSSPFGPRLPRAKQNFSALRPPPEGASCDGTPDGRLVSIGRAAGKYGRGPCKRGYQPVKMERIKVLTGTEIESDYKEPEILDTRVVMGEEALLRNMEAQGDRVMNKKTEDEGAIPENCPLLPSSAPEEIQERPNEESQLDTGQDSSSVSQEDNPTLQMELAKDPVSLLPSSIQEPIAMDAGMADSDPLMREEGSEKTPSQDEVPSLSFSQPTYMAERQEPDHQLLGSTHSLDPDLYFTAPSTPIKMVYSQHVKQQWFPGSPTPESPPDESPDLPESEGLCSPPTSPSGSYITAEGGSWTSSCTSNTSPSCSPNLITEGELQEAPACYVESLSEIGDELGEERHGADKSEGLGLVENIGFVEGRERLKRETCRPSWVTEDISPQRSSSGRSTTSGEEEGEESEGSLEPAEVLEPTELTADEDLDQDQDLDLDTCVAEHFATLNAPLSPEEDISTELVSSFPFAQHRLAAADAGSLTPATCSSEVSDTDNNSPCGEMSILEFPGPCGEGSLEDERMIPASLLPFHASLIFQADSMEITLFPTEDGPGNDVDAYAAGEEEGDVDEGDDEEEEEEEEVEEEGKCVEDVNEEDTSASFLNSLSENSINEGVDESFAFQDDTEESIDSASYNGDEDERLYSTERHAELSQHFPGPDDPAEETQPKEQDSSNSGSGSESESEMEISSGSSDAEHEQKEKCPAPKSSSGASFSSKHPKVQEFIERPEETLTDQPLENVEEVREGGPAQNIFLESETEEQCVDSIITVTEEPADAAYQESLQEGVVELVEHDDVDNNIQIEEPVVISGQSDITIYPQESQMVTERDVLADETTLEAELADQENANSIEYNDLKVSLDSTATNDLNKGVPPLSYPKDDQSSSNIPVSETPEIPTDVPDNLAVTASDVLISESSLDQDNLTENHPCTDEISLDPLYVSSAVYSMLAISPKKENSETNVSGRGTTPELWESGVPVSLEECCEYEAENLLTCSMAGQVINEPVVVPNIETKDTTPADHETNNNCLVNNKNSEFPEDTLLDNSDTVLLESNLSNWKSLEEISEAGGGEDGSSQFPEDDNSNLLGSILETAEGNVPQHILPVVGEETCELNITDENHLPPKSVDDPNYLQFNILSEDENKDAKDHTYADLAQDNPSVPGESALSIVSIFEENPEDTEHKVVKNQSVRGSLQTEDATQDLCEPQPVSSNSLPEEASTSALSLTSETQVNCYPKNVPDLEKSDSTGSPGGGSTVEQNTTLGHIHISKTENVTNNEEGPSSIKSEHAFTLVSGSFGSFIPRQVSSKYKPEEALCPTSPLEIMDSVSENKAKTTESETENSTDEKSDEKTDEKKEDPVEEENTLQSLHHSEQVTCSERERGGEIDKDLDLQEEEEQQKQNADPVDNNHVSEPKSEGAFEENESTDVKIDACISEETITPVENMGSLLTESKQKAELNSLSQGKDYKLNEDVITCTEKASISPIEDSFFEKVTSEQSNSIPFDEQENATESPDKIKGSDNDKQEIHREPERSVSPIKTTECHRDKDKGLEATSTAADSSTPDNSLKLECTIQEKEGNIAEVVGIDVLQENISSSESDHEKELTDPGINTLQENKDTSDLTVSEGGVIEASKKEDEVEINSSSNLTESFEAVEKTDKPIVCSPTSQNDAPACCGEELGSNSQICSNTTEVFNLPICTSLSGKEQVAEPPVPTSVQEEEKPSPSISEIPDENMLDVCNAEERKCQIEGMRDINDNHVDDSQNALDEHSETSPLSTSPVNQEPCEELCIPVQESQSVPLCTPLQSLPDCPSQIPMNPHLCCPDFSSPIRFPSQLSTKSVSGPGQLSLVPVLDTHTDLQISAHYSQDKKTASSAVDLSVDQLDYCMETPCKSLTQTDSGPGRRVGRQCGSSHTDSSSSSERELLSPCQKNSPVPAPHAAAAEPERFQDRLPRCPMSYSHKGSCNDSESDDSVPDLEEPDNHPLQPADTQSQLSPSAPSGDDSMNKAKQSRSEKKARKAMSKLGLRQIHGVTRITIRKSKNILFVITRPDVFKSPASDIYIVFGEAKIEDLSQQVHKAAAEKFKVPLEPSPLITESAPSLSIKEESEDEEEVDETGLEVRDIELVMAQANVSRAKAVRALRHNKNDIVNAIMELTM, encoded by the exons ATATGACCAGGCATTCCTCCAGTTCCTCAGCCTCCACTCCCAGCGACTGTGCCtccaccccctcccccctcacCCCCCCGCAGCTCTCCCCAGCAGGCAGCCCCGAGTGTTCCTCCCCCTTTGGTCCGCGGCTGCCGAGGGCCAAGCAGAACTTCTCAGCTCTGCGCCCTCCGCCAGAGGGGGCAAGCTGTGACGGGACCCCTGATGGGAGGCTTGTCAGCATTGGGAGGGCAGCAGGCAAGTATGGCAGGGGGCCATGCAAGCGCGGGTACCAGCCTGTGAAGATGGAACGCATCAAGGTCCTGACCGGAACAGAGATCGAGAGTGACTACAAGGAACCGGAGATACTGGACACTCGGGTAGTGATGGGGGAGGAAGCCTTACTACGCAACATGGAAGCACAGGGAGATAGGGTAATGAACAAGAAGACAGAAGATGAAGGAGCCATTCCAGAAAATTGCCCTCTTCTACCCTCCTCAGCCCCTGAAGAGATTCAGGAGAGACCTAATGAGGAGTCACAGTTGGACACAGGTCAGGATAGTTCGTCCGTCTCCCAGGAAGACAATCCGACACTCCAAATGGAGCTGGCCAAGGACCCTGTAAGCCTCCTCCCTTCTTCCATTCAGGAACCTATAGCTATGGATGCTGGGATGGCTGATAGTGACCCTCTTATGAGAGAAGAGGGGTCTGAGAAGACGCCGTCTCAGGATGAAGTGCCTTCCTTGTCATTTTCACAGCCCACCTACATGGCTGAGCGCCAGGAGCCGGACCACCAGCTATTGGGGTCTACCCACAGCTTAGATCCTGACCTCTACTTCACTGCCCCCTCCACCCCCATCAAGATGGTCTATTCTCAACATGTCAAGCAGCAGTGGTTCCCTGGGTCACCCACTCCTGAGTCTCCACCTGATGAGTCCCCTGACCTGCCAGAGAGCGAAGggctctgttctcctccaacCTCCCCTTCGGGCTCCTATATCACAGCAGAGGGGGGAAGTTGGACCTCATCCTGCACATCCAACACCTCCCCTTCTTGTTCCCCCAACCTCATCACAGAGGGAGAGCTGCAGGAGGCCCCTGCCTGTTATGTGGAATCTCTCTCAGAGATCGGGGATGAGCTGGGAGAGGAGAGGCATGGTGCAGACAAATCTGAAGGGCTGGGGCTGGTGGAAAACATTGGCTTTGTGGAGGGCAGGGAGAGGCTGAAGAGGGAGACATGCCGCCCCAGCTGGGTGACCGAAGACATTTCCCCTCAAAGGAGTAGCAGTGGGAGGAGTACTACTTCTGGAGAAGAGGAAGGAGAGGAATCTGAAGGTTCCTTGGAGCCAGCAGAGGTCCTGGAGCCCACAGAACTCACTGCAGATGAGGATCTTGACCAAGACCAGGATTTGGACTTGGATACCTGTGTTGCAGAGCATTTTGCCACTCTGAATGCCCCTCTCAGTCCTGAAGAAGACATTTCCACAGAGCTGGTCTCCTCTTTCCCTTTTGCGCAGCATCGGTTAGCTGCCGCAGATGCTGGAAGTCTCACCCCAGCTACCTGTTCTTCGGAGGTTTCTGACACTGATAACAACAGTCCCTGTGGAGAAATGTCCATCCTGGAGTTTCCTGGCCCCTGTGGAGAGGGCAGCCTGGAGGATGAGAGGATGATCCCTGCTTCCCTCCTGCCTTTCCATGCCAGTCTGATCTTCCAGGCAGACTCCATGGAGATCACACTGTTCCCCACTGAGGATGGGCCAGGAAACGATGTGGATGCCTATGCAGCAGGGGAGGAGGAAGGTGATGTGGATGAAGGTGAtgatgaggaggaggaagaggaggaggaagtaGAAGAAGAAGGGAAGTGTGTCGAAGACGTCAATGAGGAAGACACTTCAGCCTCCTTCCTCAACTCCCTCTCTGAAAATTCCATCAATGAAGGTGTGGATGAGTCTTTTGCTTTCCAAGATGACACAGAGGAGTCCATTGACTCAGCCTCCTACAACGGGGATGAGGATGAGAGGCTGTATAGTACTGAGAGGCATGCTGAGTTATCACAGCACTTCCCTGGCCCTGATGATCCAGCAGAGGAAACACAACCCAAAGAACAAGACTCTTCCAACTCTGGCAGtgggagtgagagtgagagtgaaaTGGAGATTTCCTCTGGGTCTTCTGATGCAGAGCATGAGCAGAAGGAGAAGTGTCCTGCCCCTAAATCCAGTTCAGGAGCATCCTTTTCTTCAAAACACCCCAAAGTCCAGGAGTTCATTGAAAGACCAGAAGAGACCTTGACAGACCAGCCTTTGGAAAATGTAGAAGAAGTGAGAGAGGGAGGCCCTGCCCAGAACATTTTCCTGGAAAGTGAAACAGAAGAACAGTGTGTAGACTCCATTATCACAGTCACTGAGGAGCCTGCTGATGCAGCTTACCAAGAGTCTTTGCAGGAAGGAGTTGTGGAGTTAGTGGAACATGATGATGTGGACAATAACATCCAGATAGAAGAGCCTGTTGTGATTTCTGGACAAAGCGACATAACAATATATCCACAGGAAAGCCAAATGGTAACAGAAAGAGATGTTCTGGCTGATGAGACAACTCTTGAGGCTGAATTAGCTGATCAGGAAAATGCCAACAGCATAGAGTATAATGACTTAAAAGTAAGTCTGGATAGTACAGCTACGAATGATCTCAATAAAGGAGTCCCTCCACTATCTTATCCCAAAGATGACCAGAGCTCCAGTAATATTCCTGTTTCAGAAACCCCTGAAATTCCCACTGATGTCCCTGATAACCTAGCTGTCACAGCATCAGATGTGTTAATCTCTGAATCCTCTCTTGACCAGGATAATCTGACCGAGAACCATCCTTGTACTGATGAAATTAGTTTAGATCCTCTTTACGTCTCCAGTGCTGTTTATAGCATGTTAGCCATTTCACCAAAGAAGGAAAACTCTGAAACCAATGTCTCAGGAAGGGGAACTACACCTgaattgtgggagtctggagtgCCTGTCTCCTTAGAAGAATGCTGTGAGTATGAGGCTGAAAATTTGCTGACATGTTCAATGGCAGGCCAAGTGATTAATGAACCTGTTGTCGTTCCAAATATTGAGACAAAGGATACTACCCCTGCTGACCATGAGACCAACAATAACTGCCTTGTAAATAACAAGAATAGTGAATTTCCTGAAGATACACTCTTGGATAACTCTGATACTGTTTTGTTGGAGTCTAATCTGTCCAACTGGAAATCACTAGAAGAGATTTCTGAAGCTGGAGGAGGGGAAGATGGAAGTTCTCAGTTTCCAGAAGATGATAACAGTAACCTCCTGGGCTCCATTCTTGAAACAGCAGAGGGCAATGTCCCCCAGCACATCTTACCTGTAGTAGGAGAGGAGACTTGTGAATTGAACATTACAGATGAAAACCACTTGCCGCCCAAATCAGTAGATGATCCCAACTATTTGCAATTTAATATTCTTTCCGAAGATGAAAACAAGGATGCTAAAGACCACACCTATGCTGATTTAGCACAAGATAATCCAAGTGTCCCAGGGGAATCAGCATTATCAATTGTATCCATCTTTGAAGAGAATCCAGAGGATACTGAACACAAAGTGGTTAAAAATCAGTCTGTAAGAGGATCACTGCAGACTGAAGATGCCACTCAGGATCTCTGTGAACCTCAACCTGTCTCTTCAAATTCTCTCCCAGAGGAGGCCTCCACAAGTGCACTATCTCTGACAAGTGAAACTCAagtcaattgttatccaaagaACGTTCCAGATCTTGAAAAGTCAGACAGCACAGGTTCTCCAGGAGGGGGGTCTACTGTTGAGCAAAACACCACACTAGGACACATACACATTTCTAAAACTGAGAATGTGACAAACAATGAAGAAGGTCCCAGTAGCATCAAGTCTGAACATGCATTCACTTTGGTTAGTGGTTCTTTTGGATCCTTCATTCCTAGACAAGTATCTTCTAAATATAAGCCAGAGGAAGCCCTTTGCCCTACCTCACCTTTAGAAATCATGGATTCTGTAAGCGAAAATAAGGCAAAGACAACAGAGTCTGAGACTGAAAACTCAACAGATGAGAAGTCTGATGAAAAGACAGATGAAAAGAAAGAGGATCCTGTTGAAGAGGAAAATACTCTTCAATCACTACACCACTCTGAGCAGGTAACTTGTTCagaaagagagaggggtggAGAAATCGACAAAGACCTTGATCTTCAGGAAGAGGAAGAGCAGCAAAAACAGAATGCAGATCCTGTGGATAATAATCATGTCAGTGAACCAAAGAGTGAAGGTGCCTTTGAAGAAAATGAGAGCACAGATGTCAAAATTGATGCTTGCATCTCTGAGGAAACTATCACACCCGTTGAGAACATGGGTTCCCTTCTGACAGAGAGCAAACAGAAGGCAGAATTAAACTCTCTTTCTCAAGGGAAAGATTACAAGCTTAATGAAGACGTTATAACATGTACAGAGAAAGCAAGCATTAGTCCCATAGAGGACAGTTTCTTTGAGAAGGTGACCAGTGAGCAATCAAATAGCATTCCTTTTGATGAGCAGGAAAATGCAACTGAAAGTCCTGACAAAATTAAGGGATCTGACAATGACAAACAGGAAATACACCGTGAACCTGAAAGGAGTGTCAGCCCCATTAAAACAACTGAATGCCACAGAGATAAAGACAAAGGACTTGAGGCTACTTCTACAGCAGCTGATTCCAGCACACCAGACAACTCTTTGAAGCTGGAGTGTACTATTCAGGAGAAAGAGGGAAATATTGCTGAGGTAGTAGGTATAGATGTGTTACAAGAAAATATATCTTCTAGTGAGAGTGATCATGAAAAGGAATTAACTGACCCTGGTATTAATACACTACAAGAGAACAAGGACACATCAGACCTGACCGTTAGCGAGGGTGGGGTCATAGAGGCATCTAAGAAGGAAGATGAGGTTGAGATAAATAGCTCTTCTAATCTCACAGAAAGCTTTGAAGCTGTAGAAAAAACAGACAAGCCTATTGTCTGTTCTCCTACTTCACAGAATGATGCACCTGCATGCTGCGGGGAAGAACTGGGATCCAACAGTCAGATATGCAGTAACACAACAGAAGTGTTCAATCTACCTATTTGCACAAGCCTGTCAGGAAAAGAACAAGTTGCAGAACCCCCTGTGCCCACCTCAGTGCAAGAGGAAGAGAAGCCAAGCCCATCTATCTCTGAGATACCAGATGAAAACATGTTGGATGTCTGCAATGCTGAGGAAAGAAAATGCCAGATTGAAGGGATGAGGGACATCAATGACAATCATGTTGATGACAGCCAAAATGCTCTTGACGAACACAGTGAAACATCTCCTTTGAGTACCTCACCAGTTAATCAAGAGCCCTGTGAAGAGCTTTGCATCCCTGTCCAGGAATCCCAGTCTGTGCCTTTGTGTACCCCACTGCAATCCCTCCCTGATTGTCCATCTCAGATACCCATGAACCCTCATCTGTGCTGTCCTGATTTCTCCAGCCCAATTCGATTTCCCAGTCAGCTATCCACCAAGTCTGTGTCAGGACCAGGGCAGCTCTCTTTAGTTCCTGttctggacacacacacagacctgcaGATATCGGCACACTACTCGCAGGACAAGAAGACAG CCAGTTCAGCAGTGGACCTCAGTGTGGATCAGCTGGACTATTGCATGGAAACTCCCTGCAAGTCCCTCACCCAGACAGACTCAGGTCCTGGTCGGAGGGTAGGGAGACAGTGTGGTTCATCCCACACGGACTCCAGCTCATCCAGCGAGAGGGAGCTCCTGTCTCCCTGCCAAAAGAActcccctgttccagcccctcaTGCTGCAGCAGCTGAGCCTGAGAGATTCCAGGACAGGTTACCACGCTGCCCCATGTCCTATAGCCACAAAG GCTCCTGCAATGACTCAGAGAGTGATGACTCTGTGCCTGACCTGGAAGAGCCAGACAACCACCCACTgcagcctgcagacacacag